A portion of the Pseudomonas sp. GR 6-02 genome contains these proteins:
- the emhB gene encoding efflux RND transporter permease subunit EmhB, producing the protein MSKFFIDRPIFAWVIALVIMLVGALSILKLPINQYPSIAPPAIAISVTYPGASAQTVQDTVVQVIEQQLNGIDNLRYVSSESNSDGSMTITATFEQGTSSDTAQVQVQNKLNLATPLLPQEVQQQGIRVTKSVKNFLMVIGVVSRDGSMTKDDLSNYIVSNMQDPISRTAGVGDFQVFGAQYAMRIWLDPAKLNNFNLTPVDVKTAIAAQNVQISSGQLGGLPALPGQQLNATIIGKTRLQTAEQFKEILLKVNKDGSQVRLKDVAEVGLGGENYSVSAQFNGSPASGLAVKLANGANALDTAKALRKTIDDLKPFFPQGMEVVFPYDTTPVVTESIKGVVETLVEAIVLVFLVMFLFLQNFRATVITTMTVPVVLLGTFGILAAFGFSINTLTMFGMVLAIGLLVDDAIVVVENVERVMSEEGLSPKEATKKSMGQIQGALVGIALVLSAVLLPMAFFSGSTGVIYKQFSITIVSAMALSVLVALIFTPALCATMLKAIPKGEHGTPKRGFFGWFNRNFDRGVKSYERGVGNMLAYKAPYLLAYLIIVVGMIWLFTRIPTAFLPEEDQGVLFAQVQTPAGSSSQRTQVVVDEMREFLLRPSKDGGEGDAVASVFTVTGFNFAGRGQSSGMAFIMLKPWDERNADNSVFKLAARAQQHFFTFRDAMVFAFAPPAVLELGNATGFDVFLQDRAGIGHNKLMEARNQFLGMAAQSKVLSQVRPNGLNDEPQYQLEIDDEKASALGVTLTDINNTLSIALGSSYVNDFIDRGRVKKVYVQGLPGARMSPEDLKKWYVRNSAGTMVPFSAFARGEWIYGSPKLARYNGVEAIEILGAPAPGYSTGEAMAEVEALAKKLPAGVGISWTGLSYEERLSGSQAPALYALSLLMVFLCLAALYESWSIPIAVMLVVPLGIIGALMATSLRGLSNDVYFQVGLLTTIGLAAKNAILIVEFAKELHEQGRSLRDAAIEACRMRLRPIIMTSLAFVLGVVPLAISTGAGSGSQHAIGTGVIGGMLTATILAIFWVPLFFVTVSSMGQRKVADQDDAIETPQEAG; encoded by the coding sequence ATGTCGAAATTTTTTATCGACCGTCCGATTTTCGCCTGGGTAATTGCCCTGGTGATCATGCTGGTCGGGGCTTTATCGATCCTCAAGCTGCCGATCAACCAATACCCGAGCATTGCTCCTCCGGCCATTGCGATCTCCGTGACTTACCCTGGCGCGTCTGCACAAACCGTGCAGGACACCGTGGTGCAGGTGATCGAACAACAGCTCAACGGTATCGACAACCTGCGTTATGTCTCGTCGGAAAGTAACTCCGACGGCAGCATGACCATCACCGCGACCTTCGAGCAGGGCACCAGCTCCGATACCGCGCAGGTTCAGGTCCAGAACAAACTGAACCTGGCCACCCCGCTGCTGCCGCAAGAAGTGCAGCAGCAGGGTATCCGCGTGACCAAGTCGGTGAAAAACTTCCTGATGGTCATCGGTGTGGTGTCGCGTGACGGCAGCATGACCAAGGACGACCTGTCCAACTACATCGTGTCGAACATGCAGGACCCGATCTCGCGGACCGCCGGTGTCGGTGACTTCCAGGTCTTCGGTGCCCAGTACGCGATGCGGATCTGGCTCGACCCGGCCAAGTTGAACAACTTCAACCTGACCCCGGTGGACGTGAAAACCGCCATCGCGGCGCAGAACGTCCAGATCTCGTCCGGTCAACTCGGCGGCTTGCCCGCCCTGCCCGGCCAGCAACTGAACGCGACCATCATCGGCAAGACCCGTCTGCAGACCGCCGAGCAGTTCAAGGAAATCCTGCTCAAGGTCAACAAGGACGGCTCGCAGGTTCGCCTCAAAGACGTCGCCGAAGTAGGCCTGGGTGGCGAGAACTACAGCGTCAGCGCCCAGTTCAACGGCAGCCCGGCTTCCGGTCTGGCAGTAAAACTGGCCAACGGTGCCAACGCCCTCGATACCGCCAAGGCCCTGCGCAAAACCATCGATGACCTGAAACCGTTCTTCCCGCAAGGGATGGAAGTGGTGTTCCCGTACGACACCACCCCGGTGGTGACCGAGTCGATCAAGGGTGTGGTTGAAACCCTGGTCGAAGCGATCGTGCTGGTGTTCCTGGTGATGTTCCTGTTCCTGCAGAACTTCCGCGCCACCGTCATCACCACGATGACCGTGCCGGTGGTATTGCTGGGTACATTCGGGATCCTCGCGGCATTCGGCTTCAGCATCAACACCCTGACCATGTTCGGCATGGTGCTGGCCATCGGCTTGCTGGTGGACGATGCCATCGTCGTGGTGGAAAACGTCGAACGGGTCATGAGCGAAGAAGGCCTGTCACCCAAGGAGGCCACCAAGAAATCCATGGGGCAGATCCAGGGTGCGCTGGTCGGTATTGCTCTGGTGCTGTCCGCGGTACTGCTGCCGATGGCGTTCTTCAGTGGCTCCACCGGTGTGATCTACAAGCAGTTCTCGATCACCATCGTTTCGGCCATGGCCTTGTCGGTGCTGGTTGCATTGATCTTCACCCCGGCGCTTTGCGCCACCATGCTCAAGGCGATTCCGAAAGGCGAGCACGGCACGCCGAAACGCGGCTTCTTCGGCTGGTTCAACCGCAACTTCGACCGTGGCGTCAAAAGCTACGAGCGCGGCGTCGGCAACATGCTCGCTTACAAGGCTCCGTACCTGCTGGCGTACCTGATTATCGTGGTCGGCATGATCTGGCTGTTCACCCGCATTCCAACGGCGTTCCTGCCGGAAGAAGACCAGGGCGTACTGTTTGCCCAGGTGCAAACCCCGGCCGGTTCCAGCTCCCAGCGCACGCAAGTGGTCGTGGATGAAATGCGCGAGTTCCTGCTGCGTCCGAGCAAGGATGGCGGCGAAGGCGATGCAGTGGCCTCGGTGTTTACCGTGACCGGCTTCAACTTCGCTGGCCGTGGCCAGAGTTCGGGCATGGCGTTCATCATGCTCAAACCATGGGACGAACGTAACGCCGACAACAGCGTGTTCAAACTGGCGGCCCGTGCCCAACAGCACTTCTTTACCTTCCGCGACGCCATGGTGTTTGCCTTTGCGCCACCAGCGGTACTGGAACTGGGTAACGCCACCGGTTTCGACGTATTCCTTCAGGACCGTGCCGGCATCGGTCACAACAAGCTGATGGAAGCCCGTAACCAGTTCCTCGGCATGGCGGCGCAAAGCAAGGTCCTGTCGCAAGTCCGTCCGAACGGCCTGAATGACGAGCCGCAGTACCAGCTGGAAATCGACGATGAGAAGGCCAGCGCCCTGGGCGTGACCCTCACCGACATCAACAACACCCTGTCGATTGCCCTGGGCAGTAGCTATGTGAACGACTTCATCGACCGCGGTCGTGTGAAGAAGGTTTACGTGCAAGGCCTGCCCGGCGCTCGCATGAGTCCTGAAGACCTGAAGAAGTGGTACGTGCGCAACAGCGCCGGCACCATGGTTCCGTTCTCGGCGTTCGCCAGGGGTGAATGGATCTACGGTTCACCGAAACTGGCCCGTTACAACGGCGTGGAAGCGATAGAAATCCTCGGTGCCCCGGCGCCCGGCTATTCCACCGGTGAGGCCATGGCCGAAGTCGAAGCCCTGGCCAAGAAACTGCCGGCCGGTGTCGGTATTTCCTGGACCGGTCTGTCGTACGAGGAACGTCTGTCCGGCTCGCAAGCACCAGCGCTGTACGCCTTGTCGCTGTTGATGGTGTTCCTGTGTCTGGCGGCGTTGTATGAAAGCTGGTCGATCCCGATCGCGGTCATGCTGGTCGTACCGCTGGGGATCATCGGTGCGCTGATGGCGACCAGCCTGCGCGGCCTGTCCAACGACGTGTACTTCCAGGTGGGGCTGTTGACCACCATCGGTCTGGCGGCGAAAAACGCCATTCTGATCGTCGAGTTCGCCAAGGAACTGCATGAGCAAGGGCGTAGCCTGCGCGATGCAGCGATCGAAGCCTGCCGGATGCGTCTGCGACCGATCATCATGACCTCGCTCGCATTCGTGCTCGGCGTGGTACCGCTGGCCATTTCCACGGGCGCCGGTTCGGGTAGCCAACATGCGATCGGTACCGGGGTGATTGGCGGTATGCTCACGGCCACGATCCTGGCGATCTTCTGGGTTCCGTTGTTCTTCGTCACCGTGTCGTCCATGGGCCAGCGCAAAGTCGCCGACCAGGATGACGCCATTGAAACTCCTCAAGAGGCTGGCTAA
- a CDS encoding aKG-HExxH-type peptide beta-hydroxylase, with protein sequence MDIGNSGQRELSVEDLFQGTTFLADSEPSRFEVLLERVSRNRYTSFVALYTELFQLFPNAPHLAEFFEQAFNLIVPPTREQRLIINDPVFQVWNVLTAHYANLVITKKTEDRSELEKMLCEFPEMLVRVKASDSSRVNHYCPPVHRFDVDPLVAIVMPPSYEFPEDEAVRKQLERSGYSVRFFCDVVNIALLRIEHTWPACREQIKKLVKSIFYLPDGSFRSCSASRFTGIILLSSRDDSILDLEESLVHEATHQLLYHIVEACPVVKEETSREPLYTLPWSGQKRDFYGYFHAFYVYIALVKYLGRVRSRSTDELQRAQNRLLYILRGLIKALPDFEASTEFTPQGRQLLENLAKEVRAQENQYAGLLAISGTDTEQQRLLGLTA encoded by the coding sequence ATGGACATCGGTAACAGTGGTCAACGTGAGCTCTCGGTCGAGGATTTATTTCAGGGCACGACCTTCCTTGCGGATTCGGAGCCTTCGCGATTTGAAGTCTTGCTGGAGCGTGTCAGTCGAAATCGATACACCAGCTTTGTTGCGCTGTACACCGAACTTTTTCAGTTGTTTCCCAACGCGCCACATCTGGCAGAGTTTTTTGAACAGGCATTTAATCTTATCGTCCCTCCGACCCGTGAACAGCGCTTGATTATTAATGATCCGGTGTTTCAAGTGTGGAATGTACTGACCGCTCATTATGCCAATCTGGTCATCACGAAAAAGACCGAGGACAGGAGTGAGCTGGAAAAAATGCTGTGCGAATTTCCTGAGATGTTAGTGCGTGTCAAAGCATCCGACAGTTCCCGCGTGAATCATTATTGCCCCCCTGTGCATCGGTTTGATGTCGATCCGCTGGTAGCGATAGTGATGCCGCCCAGTTATGAGTTTCCGGAGGATGAAGCCGTCCGCAAACAGTTGGAGCGTAGCGGTTACTCCGTACGGTTTTTTTGCGACGTGGTGAATATTGCCCTGTTGCGCATAGAGCACACATGGCCCGCCTGCCGTGAGCAAATCAAAAAACTGGTCAAGTCGATTTTCTATTTACCCGATGGTTCATTTCGAAGCTGTTCGGCGTCCCGTTTCACCGGAATCATCCTGTTGTCGAGCCGGGATGATTCGATACTCGATCTGGAAGAGTCCCTGGTGCATGAGGCCACCCATCAGTTGCTCTATCACATTGTCGAGGCGTGCCCGGTCGTTAAGGAAGAGACCTCGCGGGAGCCTTTGTACACCTTGCCGTGGTCGGGACAGAAGCGTGACTTTTATGGCTACTTCCACGCGTTTTACGTGTACATCGCGTTGGTCAAATACCTGGGGCGGGTTCGTTCGCGTTCGACCGATGAGCTGCAACGGGCGCAAAACCGTCTTCTGTACATTCTGCGAGGCTTGATCAAGGCATTGCCGGACTTTGAGGCCAGCACTGAATTCACCCCACAAGGACGTCAACTTCTGGAAAACCTCGCCAAAGAGGTCAGAGCGCAGGAAAACCAATATGCCGGGCTGTTGGCGATATCGGGGACTGATACTGAGCAACAACGCTTGCTGGGTCTGACCGCCTGA
- the emhR gene encoding efflux system transcriptional repressor EmhR produces MVRRTKEEAQETRSQILEAAEKAFFERGVARTTLADIATLAGVTRGAIYWHFSNKADLLQAMLDTLHEPLNEMAKASESQDELDPLGCMRKLLIHLFHQVAMDPKTRRINEILFHKCEFTDEMCDLRQQRRTVSLDCNVRIALALSNAVNRGQLPENLDAARAAISLHAYIDGILYQWLLAPDSFQLHIEAERWVDTGLDMLRLSPSLRN; encoded by the coding sequence ATGGTCCGTCGCACCAAAGAGGAAGCTCAAGAAACCCGAAGCCAGATACTCGAAGCGGCAGAAAAAGCCTTTTTCGAGCGGGGCGTGGCACGCACGACGCTGGCGGATATCGCTACCCTGGCCGGGGTGACTCGCGGGGCTATCTACTGGCATTTCAGTAACAAGGCGGATCTGCTGCAGGCGATGCTCGATACCCTGCACGAGCCGCTGAATGAAATGGCCAAGGCCAGTGAAAGCCAAGACGAACTCGACCCGCTGGGCTGCATGCGCAAACTGTTGATTCATTTGTTTCATCAAGTTGCCATGGACCCGAAAACCCGACGCATCAACGAGATTCTGTTTCATAAGTGCGAATTCACCGATGAAATGTGCGACCTGCGCCAGCAGCGCCGAACGGTCAGCCTCGATTGCAATGTGCGAATCGCGCTGGCCCTGAGTAATGCGGTGAATCGCGGGCAGTTACCGGAAAACCTCGACGCTGCCCGCGCGGCCATCAGCTTGCATGCCTACATCGATGGCATCCTGTATCAGTGGCTGTTGGCGCCCGACAGTTTTCAACTGCACATCGAAGCCGAGCGTTGGGTCGACACAGGTTTGGATATGCTGCGCTTGAGTCCCAGCCTGCGCAATTGA
- a CDS encoding GNAT family N-acetyltransferase, giving the protein MSVTLAPMNDADFATFADRALAEYGDGMVAAGEWGQEEASQRARSVFEQLLPQGRLTEKNQLWVIQDQARRIGELWVAERHAGAGRIAFILDIYIDPGERRQGYAKQSLLALESWASQAGCKEVRLHVFGRNDAARRLYEQLGYGIASLTMAKPLPPT; this is encoded by the coding sequence ATGTCTGTCACCTTGGCTCCAATGAATGACGCGGACTTTGCTACGTTCGCCGACAGAGCCCTTGCTGAATATGGCGACGGGATGGTCGCCGCCGGCGAGTGGGGCCAGGAGGAGGCGTCGCAAAGGGCACGAAGCGTCTTCGAGCAATTGTTGCCGCAAGGGCGATTGACTGAAAAGAATCAACTCTGGGTAATCCAGGATCAAGCGCGGCGCATCGGTGAATTATGGGTTGCCGAACGACACGCTGGCGCCGGTCGGATCGCCTTCATTCTGGATATTTACATTGACCCCGGCGAGCGCCGCCAGGGTTATGCAAAACAATCGCTGCTGGCCCTGGAATCATGGGCGAGCCAGGCGGGATGCAAGGAAGTGCGGTTGCATGTCTTTGGTCGCAACGATGCGGCGCGTCGTCTTTATGAACAACTGGGTTATGGCATTGCCAGTCTGACAATGGCGAAGCCGTTGCCGCCAACCTAA
- a CDS encoding efflux RND transporter periplasmic adaptor subunit, whose amino-acid sequence MQFKPAVTALVTALALASLLSGCKKEEAAPAAPTPQVGVVTLQPQAFTLTSELPGRTSAFRIAEVRPQVNGIILKRLFKEGGDVKAGQQLYQIDPSVYDATLKSAEANLRSTKSISDRYKQLVDEQAVSRQEYDTALANRLQSEASLQTAQINVRYTKVYAPISGRIGRSSVTEGALVSSGQSDAMAVIQQLDPIYVDVTQSSVELLELRRELESGRLQKAGDNAAAVKLTLEDGSQYAVDGKLEFSEVSVDQTTGSVTLRAVFPNPDHTLLPGMFVHAQLQSGVNSAAILAPQQGVTRDLKGTPTALVVGPDNKVELRQLKASRTVGNQWLIEDGLKAGDRLITEGLQFVRPGVEVKATEATNVNAKSPVPAQAAKVAVGGKGE is encoded by the coding sequence ATGCAATTCAAGCCAGCTGTTACCGCTCTGGTTACTGCCCTCGCCCTGGCATCGCTGCTCAGTGGATGTAAAAAGGAAGAGGCGGCACCTGCCGCACCCACCCCTCAGGTCGGCGTCGTAACCCTGCAACCACAAGCCTTCACCCTGACGTCCGAACTTCCAGGGCGCACCAGTGCGTTCCGTATTGCCGAAGTTCGCCCACAGGTCAACGGCATCATTCTCAAACGACTGTTCAAGGAAGGCGGCGACGTCAAGGCCGGTCAGCAGCTGTATCAGATCGACCCGTCGGTCTATGACGCGACCCTGAAAAGCGCCGAAGCCAACCTGCGTTCGACCAAGTCGATCTCCGATCGCTACAAGCAACTGGTCGACGAACAGGCCGTCAGCCGTCAGGAATACGACACGGCACTGGCCAACCGCCTGCAATCGGAAGCCTCCCTGCAGACCGCCCAGATCAACGTGCGCTACACCAAGGTCTACGCACCGATCTCCGGTCGAATCGGCCGTTCGTCGGTGACGGAAGGCGCGCTGGTCAGCAGTGGCCAGAGCGACGCCATGGCGGTCATCCAGCAACTGGACCCGATCTATGTCGACGTGACCCAGTCCTCGGTGGAGCTGCTTGAGCTGCGCCGCGAACTGGAAAGCGGTCGTCTGCAAAAGGCGGGCGACAATGCCGCCGCGGTCAAGCTGACCCTGGAAGACGGCAGCCAGTACGCCGTGGACGGCAAGCTCGAGTTCTCTGAAGTCTCGGTAGACCAGACCACTGGTTCCGTGACTCTGCGCGCGGTGTTCCCGAACCCTGATCACACCCTGCTGCCGGGCATGTTCGTTCACGCTCAGTTGCAATCCGGCGTGAACAGCGCGGCGATTCTGGCGCCGCAACAAGGCGTGACCCGCGACCTCAAAGGCACCCCGACCGCGCTGGTCGTGGGTCCGGACAACAAGGTCGAACTACGTCAGCTCAAGGCCAGCCGTACTGTCGGCAACCAATGGTTGATTGAAGACGGCTTGAAGGCAGGCGATCGCCTGATCACTGAAGGGCTGCAATTCGTCAGACCTGGTGTTGAAGTCAAGGCCACTGAAGCCACCAACGTCAACGCCAAGAGCCCGGTCCCCGCACAGGCAGCCAAAGTCGCTGTCGGCGGCAAAGGGGAGTAA
- a CDS encoding multinuclear nonheme iron-dependent oxidase has translation MGMFDASSYPEAGVGLEYHLPRRRAQDDRSEDGLDPTVERILAEGLPHFDYVEFQPTHCILQPRLLDVSARVPSLLHSSSLSLGSVGIAMDREFLNMTRRLCDKTRSPWLAEHISWSRFHGGDTQHFILPTLAQEVADTVVANAIELRELTATLLVLENAPRLFSLPGAQEQSEGEFISSVVERSGSGFLLDLDSAITTARTQGYDLNDYLRSLPLDRLIEIHTSHPRRDWDILRELFRSSPVKAITLEWDISRKTDDAELLTLIKAIKSLRPKALFWQELDQQGDQQTPSEDAQTLLKLRESTWLSVGSASFFIRDRQQDLSLEFDVTLLPLLRHFLSPQTLESALLLPGVLQSPAQDDNLAFLRTLVSHGVLLPVVNQSGSVTYNQGKHSLNLWTRWDAALEFYLSTRTGSHTPYISVAELETELEQKASAQPQPSAFKDYWSHPFIALENPLLPACAIAQPTLLDSLCNRRTSRTFSDQPLSSEQLSLLLYYTWGATVVQHNRMGDYFLKKTSPAGGSLQGTEVYAVLMNVQGFERGLYHYSVRRHGLELISLEDPRAWISEACGGQAWIKDAAAVFVSTARVERMAWKYEFSRALRVALMDAGHLSQTFSLLATALGLGSFTTAALRDEMFENRLGLDYLEEPVFLVNGVGG, from the coding sequence ATGGGGATGTTTGATGCCTCGTCCTATCCCGAGGCCGGAGTAGGGCTGGAATACCATTTGCCACGGCGCAGGGCACAGGATGACCGGTCGGAGGATGGACTTGACCCGACGGTCGAGCGAATTCTCGCTGAGGGTTTGCCGCATTTCGATTACGTCGAGTTTCAGCCGACCCACTGCATCCTGCAGCCTCGTTTACTTGACGTCAGCGCTCGAGTACCGAGCCTGCTGCACTCGTCCAGTTTGTCCCTGGGCAGTGTGGGCATCGCGATGGATCGCGAATTTCTGAACATGACGCGGAGACTGTGCGACAAAACCCGCTCGCCGTGGCTGGCCGAGCATATTTCCTGGTCGCGTTTCCACGGTGGCGACACGCAGCATTTCATTTTGCCGACCCTGGCCCAAGAGGTGGCTGACACGGTGGTGGCCAATGCCATCGAATTGCGCGAGCTCACGGCCACACTGCTGGTGCTGGAAAACGCACCGCGGTTGTTTTCATTGCCGGGCGCACAAGAGCAGTCCGAAGGCGAGTTCATTTCCAGTGTGGTGGAGCGCAGCGGCTCGGGATTTTTGCTGGATCTCGACAGCGCGATCACGACCGCCAGAACCCAGGGTTACGACCTGAACGACTATTTGCGTTCGTTGCCGCTGGACCGGTTGATTGAAATTCACACCAGCCATCCACGGCGGGATTGGGACATTTTGCGTGAGCTGTTCAGATCATCCCCGGTGAAAGCGATCACCCTGGAGTGGGATATTTCGCGCAAAACCGATGACGCGGAACTGTTGACCTTGATCAAGGCCATCAAGTCCTTGAGGCCCAAGGCCCTGTTCTGGCAGGAGCTTGATCAACAGGGTGATCAACAGACGCCGTCGGAGGACGCGCAGACCCTGCTGAAACTCAGGGAAAGCACCTGGCTCAGCGTTGGCTCGGCGTCGTTTTTTATCCGAGACCGGCAGCAGGACTTGAGCCTGGAGTTTGACGTGACGTTGCTGCCGTTACTGCGCCATTTCCTGAGCCCGCAAACGCTGGAAAGTGCCTTGTTGCTGCCGGGGGTTTTGCAAAGTCCTGCACAGGACGACAACCTGGCGTTTCTGAGAACACTGGTCAGCCATGGTGTTTTGCTGCCCGTGGTGAATCAATCGGGTTCGGTCACGTATAACCAGGGTAAGCATTCGCTCAACCTTTGGACCCGTTGGGATGCAGCGCTGGAGTTTTACCTGAGTACCCGGACCGGCTCGCACACGCCCTACATCAGCGTCGCCGAGCTGGAAACGGAGCTGGAGCAAAAGGCCTCGGCGCAACCTCAGCCGTCGGCGTTCAAGGACTACTGGTCCCATCCGTTCATCGCCCTGGAAAACCCGCTGTTGCCTGCCTGTGCGATTGCTCAGCCGACGCTGCTGGACTCGCTGTGCAATCGCCGTACGTCGCGAACCTTCAGTGATCAGCCGTTGAGTTCGGAACAACTGTCTTTGTTGCTCTACTACACCTGGGGCGCGACCGTCGTGCAGCACAACCGCATGGGTGACTATTTCCTGAAGAAAACCTCGCCGGCCGGCGGTTCGCTGCAGGGCACCGAGGTGTATGCGGTGCTGATGAACGTGCAGGGTTTCGAGCGGGGGCTTTACCACTATTCGGTACGCCGTCATGGGCTTGAGCTGATTTCCCTGGAAGATCCGCGAGCCTGGATCAGCGAGGCTTGTGGTGGACAGGCGTGGATCAAGGATGCGGCAGCGGTGTTCGTTTCCACGGCGCGGGTCGAGCGAATGGCCTGGAAATACGAATTCAGCCGCGCATTGCGGGTGGCGCTGATGGATGCCGGGCATCTGAGTCAGACCTTTTCCCTGCTGGCCACCGCGCTGGGCCTGGGCAGTTTCACTACCGCAGCGTTACGCGACGAAATGTTCGAAAACCGCTTGGGGCTCGATTATCTGGAAGAGCCGGTGTTTCTGGTCAATGGAGTCGGAGGGTGA
- the emhC gene encoding efflux RND transporter outer membrane subunit EmhC, with translation MSKSLLSLAVTAFVLSGCSLIPDYQRPEAPVAGQYPQGPAYSPAQAPNQAAAEQGWKQFFHDPALQQVIQTALENNRDLRVAALNIDAYAAQYRIQRADLFPAVSATGSGSRQRVPARASQTGEANISSSYSATVGISAYELDLFGRVRSLSEEALQKYFATEEARRSTQISLVASVANAYLTWQADKELLKLTQETLGAFEESYKLTSRSNEVGVASALDLAQSRTSVENARAQQAKYTRQVAQDENSLVLLLGTGIPANLQAAKPLSDDLLSDVPAGLPSDLLQRRPDILQAEYNLKAANANIGAARAAFFPSISLTANAGSLSPDLSGLFKGGSGTWLFQPQINLPIFNAGSLRASLDYSKIQKDISVANYEKSIQTAFQEVADGLAARQTYTEQLQAQRDFVSANQDYYRLAERRYRIGVDSNLTFLDAQRQLFSAQQALITDRLAQLTSAVNLYKALGGGWNEQTAKNEPLKEEAPKMKLF, from the coding sequence ATGAGCAAGTCGCTACTCTCCCTGGCAGTCACCGCTTTCGTGCTGAGTGGCTGCTCGCTGATACCCGATTATCAGCGGCCTGAAGCACCGGTGGCGGGCCAATACCCGCAAGGCCCGGCGTATTCGCCGGCCCAGGCGCCCAACCAGGCCGCCGCCGAACAGGGCTGGAAGCAGTTTTTCCACGACCCGGCGCTGCAGCAGGTGATTCAGACCGCGCTGGAGAACAACCGTGACCTGCGTGTCGCTGCGCTGAACATCGACGCTTATGCGGCTCAATACCGCATCCAGCGCGCCGACCTGTTCCCGGCGGTTTCGGCCACCGGCAGCGGCAGTCGTCAGCGGGTTCCGGCACGGGCCTCGCAAACCGGCGAAGCGAACATCAGCAGTTCCTACTCGGCCACCGTCGGCATCAGCGCCTATGAACTCGACCTGTTCGGTCGGGTGCGCAGCCTGAGCGAAGAGGCCCTGCAGAAGTACTTCGCCACTGAAGAAGCACGGCGCAGCACGCAGATCAGTCTGGTGGCCAGCGTGGCCAATGCCTATCTGACCTGGCAGGCCGACAAGGAACTGCTGAAACTGACCCAGGAAACCCTCGGTGCCTTCGAGGAGAGCTACAAGCTCACCTCGCGCAGCAACGAAGTGGGCGTAGCCTCGGCGCTGGATCTGGCCCAGTCACGTACCTCGGTGGAAAACGCCCGTGCGCAACAGGCCAAATACACCCGTCAGGTCGCCCAAGATGAAAACAGCCTGGTGTTGCTGCTCGGCACCGGCATCCCGGCCAATCTGCAAGCAGCCAAGCCACTGTCGGACGACCTGCTGAGCGACGTGCCGGCCGGCCTGCCGTCGGACTTGCTGCAACGTCGCCCGGACATCCTCCAGGCCGAATACAACCTCAAGGCCGCCAACGCCAACATCGGCGCGGCGCGGGCTGCATTCTTCCCGAGCATCAGCCTGACCGCCAATGCCGGCTCCCTGAGCCCGGACCTGTCCGGTCTGTTCAAGGGTGGTTCGGGCACCTGGTTGTTCCAGCCGCAAATCAACCTGCCGATCTTCAACGCCGGCAGCCTGCGTGCCAGCCTGGATTACTCCAAGATCCAGAAAGACATCAGCGTGGCGAACTACGAGAAGTCCATTCAAACGGCCTTCCAGGAAGTCGCCGATGGCCTGGCCGCACGCCAGACCTACACCGAGCAGTTGCAGGCTCAGCGTGATTTCGTCAGCGCCAACCAGGACTACTACCGTCTGGCCGAGCGTCGTTATCGCATCGGGGTCGACAGCAACCTGACCTTCCTCGACGCCCAGCGCCAGCTGTTCAGTGCCCAACAGGCGCTGATCACCGACCGCCTGGCGCAGCTGACCAGCGCGGTCAACCTGTACAAGGCGTTGGGCGGTGGCTGGAATGAACAGACGGCGAAGAACGAGCCGTTGAAAGAAGAAGCGCCGAAGATGAAGTTGTTCTGA
- a CDS encoding Os1348 family RiPP precursor → MGNKVNQERLASVLGRAVLDEKFANALHSDPAGAAKNIGVHLSTDEIAAVKGIDAAKLTAASSSIRSNLGIRAVFDTQNQQQQARMD, encoded by the coding sequence ATGGGTAATAAAGTCAATCAGGAACGTTTGGCCTCGGTTCTGGGACGGGCCGTGCTGGACGAAAAATTTGCCAACGCCTTACACAGTGATCCGGCAGGGGCGGCTAAAAATATTGGCGTGCACTTAAGTACTGACGAGATCGCGGCGGTTAAAGGTATTGATGCTGCAAAACTGACGGCAGCTTCCTCCAGCATTCGGAGCAACCTGGGGATACGCGCGGTATTCGATACACAGAACCAGCAGCAACAAGCGCGCATGGATTAA